CCGCGGCGGCGGCGGCCTCGATCATTTTAGCGGCTACGTCCGCGTCGCCGCCGTGATTAACTCCCAATTCGGCGATGATAAAAGCGGGCTGTCCGGCGCCTATGGTTTTATTTTTTATCCTAACAATGTTTTGAAACGTCATTTGACACCTCGAGAATTTAAACTGCGATCCATTAAAACTTTCGCCACCCGTCCGGCGCCGGTGCCGTCGACAAGATTTAGGCCGTTGATGGACAACGTGGCCCTCATGTCCTTATCGGCGATGAATTTAGCCATTGAAGAAACAATTTCCTCTTGGAATAAACGATCGTACCGGCCGGCATAAAATGCCGCCTTCTCGCCGTGGACAAACCGGCCGATTCTGTCTTGGTGTTCATCAAGCGCCAAAAGAAGCGTGGGCAAACCAAGACACATCCTTTCCCACATGGAAACGCCGATGAGTCCCACGGCCCAATCGGCTTCCAAGATAAATTGTTCCATCCGCTGCACATTTTTTTCGATCCGGTAACGATGTTTCGCAGAACGGCAGGCTTCGGTAATTTGAGCGGCATGGCGATTATGGGGCCCGAGCACAAGCGTCACATCCAGCGGACCCGCATGATCGAGCCGCTCTAACGCCTGGACGATAATCGTCGTCAAATTTCTTGTATCTGAACCGCCCAAACTCACCAAAACGCGCGTTGCCCGGGAGCAATCCCTATGAACACCCGCATCCCGCAATAGCCGGAACTCCTCGCGCAAAAGCGTGTACGACGGTCCAAGCAGCAGATGGGCGCGATCGGAAATTTTGCCGCGATACTCCGCATCCGTATAGCCCGCGTTTTGATTCAAAATAATATCGGCCATCTCATTGCCCAACGCCTGATCGTCCATCACCATAAAACAAGAAGTCGCGCCGCGTAAAAGGCGATACTGCGGGACGCTAAAATCATAGCCATCCATAATCACGGCGGACCAGTGCGACCCGCCCACGGCTTCAGGAGCGATTACTTTAACTCCGCTTTGGGTTAGGACCTCTTTCCAATGGCCCTGGTCGCCGCTTAACGCAAAAACAACATCGGCCCGGCCGCCGATGGCTTGCGCCAAGGCCCGGCACCGGCTGACGTGCCCGGACCCGACCTCCGCCGATGCCGCGACAAAAAAAACGAAATTTGGAATTTCCCTGCTCATTAGACTATTCGCGATAATTATTCAGCAGCACGCGCCGATCTTAAAATACGGTTCCCATTCCTTAACGGCGCTAAACCCTTCGCCAAAATCCATCAACTCGCCCTGAAACCGGCAGAACCGTCCTAAGCGTACAGGCTGCGGTTCCCTCACCGATAAACATCCCAGCGCCAGCATCAACGACCACTCAACATCTTTAAAACCGCAAGCCGCCCGGGCCGCGGCGAGGCTGGAAAAACGCGGGTTAATTTCCAGCAATTTAACTCCCATGGCCCCCTTGCGCACCTGTATATTGACACTGCCGCTGATTTTTATCGACTTAGCGATATTGAGGGCATAAGCTAAAACATCCTCATCATCACTAAGTTCGGCGTACCAAGAATTTCCTCCGGGACCCAATGAACGGCGGAACGCGACGGCCTGAATAAATTCAGGAGAGCTGAAAACCCCGACTGAAAATTCTCCCTCTTTGTCGTCGACGTAAGCCTGTACCACGGGAGCTTGGAATTGAGCGATCTGCTGATCCAAGGCGGAGCGGTTTTCGATGACGCTGACCCGGCGGGATCCGCTGGAGCGGCGTTCCTTGATGACGAGAGGAAAGCCATAACGGACGATAAAATCATTAAGCTGACGCGGGTCGGCCCCGTCGGCAAAGGGAGCTACGTCAACATGCCGCGCCAAATTTCTAAAACACTCTAATTTATCCCCATGGATTTTGACGAAATCTCCATTTTGGGCGATAACGGGAATTTTCGAAGGCAATATCGGCGGCCCCGCCGGATTGAGGCCGGAAAGCGCGAAAATCTCCGGTTCGCTTGCGGGGATCACCGCGTCAACGCCGGCGGCCACGGATAAATCATTGAGAATTTGAATATAGTTCTCATCGCCGGCGGCGGGAACCTTATAGAACCGGTCGACGAAAGCGCGCCCCGCATGGCTTTCGCTCATATCGCATCCATAAAGCTCCATAGCTGGAGAGGCCAATCTTAAAGCCTTTGCGACCGCCTGCCCTAAATCAGCGCCAACCGCGGTTATTAAAACTGAGATCGATTTATTCATGTCCTGGAAAAAATATCACAAAGATACGGAATAGCCGCATTATGTTGACGCGCGTCCTCAATTAATTCGGCGGGGTCAAAGGGCACTCTGAAAATTTCCGCTTTATCAGACTCAACATCCACCGTCGCATAGGATGCCGAATTGCCGATATCCCTTGGTTGTCCCACCGATCCGGGATTAATGATTAATTTATCCCCGTGCCGCTTGATAAAAGGATAATGCGTCTGTCCCATCGCGATAACGCCGGAAGAAACCTCGTTGAAGCGGTCCCATCCCTTAAAGTCCGGATAAACGCGGCCTCCCAAAGGATCCCACGGCGCGCCATGAAAACAGGCCACGCCCGCGCCTAATTCCAAATTTTGTGATACCGGCCACGACTTCACGAGAGCTAGCGTCTCCTCGGACGCGCGCGATAAACTCCGGCTTAATGCCGAACCATACTTATCCCGGTAAGATTGCGGCGGCACCGATGCTTGAGACGCGCAATCAAGAAAAATCTGATCATGGTTGCCCCGGACGCCGACGATTCTTTTATCCCATAATGATACGCATTCTTCCACGAAAGGATAATGCCCGCATAAATCGCCAAGAAATAAAATCCGGTCAACTTCGTTAAGCAAAACATTCAACACGCGCTTAAAGGCCAAATGATTGCCGTGAATATCGGCGATCAGTCCCAGCTTCATGATAAGCTAACAACCCCTTGCTTAGCCCAATCGGGGATATCCGACCATAGATGGGACATATTGTCGGAAAACGATCTTACCCATGGACTTAATTGGGAACTGGGCGAATACACGATCTTGTCCTCCGTTGCGGCGTCATCGCTCCACTCCACTTCAAGCCGTGAGCCGGGCAACATTTTCAAGGTTCGCACGAACGCGGCCATATCGACCGTTTCGAAAGAAGCTCCCATAAACAATCCGGACATCGCATGAACGCCCGTCTCCAGAAGGCAACGGCTCGCGTCATAGGCTGAAATATAATTTCTTTTGCTATCGCGGCGCGCCGTGGTTTTGCCGCCTGCCTGCGGGCCGTTTAAAGCCAGTAATAATAACCTGTTCCAAAACAACGTGGGCTTCTCTTGCCAGCCAAAAATGCCGGCCAGACGGATCATGGCGGTTTTTTCAGGTTCCAATAAAAGCCGCCAAGCATGCTCGGCGGCTAATTTACCCAAGCCATAAAAAGAACCCGGCTGAGGAGGCGTTTCCAAATCAACTTCCGGGCCCAGCATATACACATTAACTCCGCCCGCCAACACGCAAAAACCAACGTTAGCCGCCCGCGCCCATTGAGCGGCGTTAACGGCCATGGCCGCGTTAATAAAGAATCCATCGGGAGTATTCCAATCAACCCATGCGGCCGCGTGAATTAAAACCGCGTTTCCAGGATTGGATAGATTAATCGTCTTGCGCAATTTCTCATCAGCGCCGCCGGCTCCCAAATCCAAACCGCCGGCACGGGGAGACTTAATGGGAATGATAACGGCATCCGGATATAATTTTCCGCAAGTTTTTACTAACTCCCGTCCCAGAAAACCCGAAGCGCCCGTAATAATAATTTCCAAGGTCCGGCTCATGATATGCCGACAGGCCTCTCCACTTTGGCTAATTTGCGCCCGGCGGCGTCTCGGTCCACATCGTTTAAACGCTTCGAGGATTTCCGAGAAACCCAATAATTTTCTATCACTAGAGCGTCGACACCGCAGGAGGAGAAGGTCTTAATCGCTTCCCGGGGAGTGCAGACGACAGGTTCTTGGATATTAAAAGAGGTATTTAAAAGCACGGGAACTCCGGTTAATTTTTCAAAGTGATCCAAAAGCTTCCAATACTTGGGATTGCTCGATGAATTAACCGTTTGCGGCCTGGCCGTGTTATCGACATGGGTGACGGCCGGGATCATATCGCGCTTTTCCCGGCGCACGGCAACGGCGATGGTCATGAAGGGAGCCTGCTGCTGAATTTCAAAATACTCAGAGGCTTTTTCTTCCTTCACGGAAGGCGCGAACGGCCTGAACAGTTCCCTTTTCTTGATCTTTTCGTTGATCACGTCGCGGATTGAATCGGACCGGGGATCGGCCAGGAAAGAACGGTTGCCCAAAGCGCGTGGGCCGTATTCCATTTTTCCCTGGAACCAGGCGACGACCCCCCCTTCAGAAAGCAATTTGGCCGTGCGGGCAATGAGCGCGTCGGTTTCCATTTTTTCAACGGTAAAACCGCTATAGCCGGACGAGGCTTGAGCAATATCAGAATCCTGAAACTCCGGCCCATATTGAGCGTGCGTGAGCGGTTCGGGGCGTTTTCCCGTCAACCGCTGATAAAGCAACATCGCGGCTCCGAGCGCCCCGCCCGCATCGTGGGGCACGGGCGGCACATAAATTTCCTCAAAAATGCCCTCGCTCAAAATTTTCCCATTGGCCTTGCAGTTAAGCCCGCAGCCGCCCGCAATGGAAAGTCTGCTCATGCCGGTCCTTTGGCGCAGCTCCTTGGACATGCCTAAGACGACGTCCTCAAAAGCCTGCTGAGCGGAAGCGGCGATATCCCGATGACGATCATTGAATTCAACCGTTTCACTGAGTTCCCTGGGCGGGCCGAAATGCCTTGTAAAAGAGCCTTGGAAATCTCCTTTTAGGGCAAGGATATAGTTCAACGCCGACGTATTGAGGCGATAGCGGCCGCCCGGTGAAGAGACCAAAAAATTCTCTCGTATCCATTTAGAGCCCGAGGGATCGCCATAGGGGCTTAAACCCATCATCTTGTATTCGCCATCGAGCATTTTAAACCCAAGATAACCCGTCACCGAAGAATAGTAGTGCCCAAGCGAATGCGGCAATAAATGCTCATCGATTTTTTCCATTGAGGATCCACGCCCGACCGCCCAGGTCGTGCAAGCCGCTTCACCGGCTCCGTCCATAATCAAAATCGCGCTGTCTTGGAATGAAGAAGCGTAAAAACAGCTGGCCATGTGGCAACTATGGTGGTCCAAAAAATGGACGTTTTTCGGAGTCGCGCCGAAACGCTTTGTTAAATTCCCTTTTGCCTGAAAGAGGCTCATCCAGCCGGAATCCTCGCCGCGGGCATCCGTAAAAACAGTCACTGCTCGCTGGGCCATCCGAACGAAAAATCGGGGATCTAAAAGAAGGGTTTTAATCAGAAGCTTGGCCCGGTGGCCCAATTGAAAAGGGTTCCAGTAAACGGCAACATGATCAATGTCGGCCAATGTCAATCCGCGCGTTCCCAAAACAAATTCAATGGCGCGATAAGGCAACCCCCCGTCATGCTTAATGCGGGAAAACCGCTCCTCTTCCGCTGCAGCGACGACCCGGCCGTCTTCCATTAAAACAGCCGCCGACTCAGTCATGGTCGAGAGCCCCAAAATATACATCTGTCTTTTAATCTCCGTTAATTGGATAGAACGGATTCCACCGGACAAAAATCATAATCCTCGGCAAGCTTAAGCAATTTCTCGCCGGCGCTGCTGCGGCCCATGCGGCGCATTTTATCGCCGGCCCGATGCAAGGCATAGCCGACCCCCATCGGGTACGCCAAGGGGGCAGCGGCAGGGTCAATGTCATAGGGGTGCAGATACACCATAGGGATAAATCCGAGCGTTTCGGCCCTCGCTAATAACCGGCGAATAATAAACAAAGGGAGCAAACGAAAATAAGTTCCCCCGATCACCGTAAGCCTCTTGGGGCCAAACCCGATGGAAGGCAAAGGCACTTCCACCAACGTGCCGCCGGCCCCGGTAACAGCGACGGTGCCTCGTTGACCATCCGGCATTAAACGGATTCGCCTGGAACTATCCACTTTGAAGCCGCAAGCGGACAACATTTCGCCAAACCAGGGGTCGCAACCATCGCTGCTGAAATGCGGCGCCCTGAATGAAACAACGGGCCGGCCCGTAACATCTTCAAGCGCGCGTTTGGCCCGCGTAATATCCAGTCGAAACCGCTGGGGGCCCAGTTGCCAAATGCGCATATGCTCATGCCCATGGCAGCCGACACGGTGCTTGGCGGTAATTAAACTCCAAACGGAGGATCGAAGCTCGGCGGCCAACCGGCCAACGGAAAAAAAAGTCGCGCTGGCTCCGCAGGTATCGAAAAGCTCTAAAAGCATAAGCAATTGGCGCTCGATCTCTTCGGGATTGGGAGGCGGGTAGTTTCCCAAATGATCATGCAATTGCTGGCGCCGGTAGTCTTCAAAGTCTACGGTTAAGAACGCTTTTCTTTTAGGCATAACGAAACGTTCAGGCTGGGTGACATTCGATGGTCATGACAACGTGCGGGTTCCACCAGAATGTCTCAAAACCGATCAATCGAAAATAAGAGTATCTTCTCATACTGGACAACACCGTTTCCGCATCTAAAGGGATTGAGTTGAATCCCAGGGTGAGCATGCCGCCCGGTCTCAGCAAGGACTTCTCGACGATTTGCCCGAAAAGTTTGTCCAACAAAAATACGATGCGGCGATCATAGTAGGGAAGATTCCACCAAATCGCATCATAACGCCCCTCAACCCGGTCTAAAACATCTGAATGAAACAATTCCAACGGCGCGGAATTCATTGAAGCGACTTTCCGGGAGCTGGTAATTTCATCCTCAAAAATAGAGGAGCCGGAAATAGATAATTCTGGAAAACGCTTTTTTAAGTAAATGCCCAAAATACCGTACCCGCCGACGCCGATCTCATGAACGCGCCGCCAAGAATGCCGCGCAGCCAAATGTTTCAGCCTGCGGCCGAGCAACAGAGTGGTCACATCTCCATAAGTAAGGACATATCCTTTCGCTTGATACTGGATCGGGGGCACCTGTATTCCAAAAATTCTCGGTATGAATTTATTTTTGAAAAACAGCCGATGAAACCATCCCTTCAAACGGGATTTATTAAGGCCGGCATAGCGCTTGGCATGCGCCCTCTGTTTAAGGAGCCTAAGATCAGAATCTAAGGTTTGCGTCATTAATCGCCATTGATCTGCGGAGATCGCCTAAGCTTTGATGATTTTCTCCCGGCCGGCTTTTACGTGGCTGGTGGCGTTGCGCGTGTCGATGATCAGCTGCGAACATTCCACGATCTGCTCATAATCGAAACAGCCGTGATCGGTGATAATCATCACCACGTCCATCTCTCTTAATAAGCTCTCGCTTAACGGCAAAGATTCCATGGTCAATTGATAATGCCGCAAATTGCCGAACGAGGGAATATGTGGGTCGCTGTAAGCAACACGGGCTTCGTATCTCATGAGAAGCTCAATAACTTTCAGCGCAGGTGATTCACGAATATCTCCGACGTCTTTTTTGTAAGAAACACCCAAAACCAAAACTTTGGCGTCCTTGATGCTGCGGCCCCGCTTATTGAGCGCTTCAACGGTTTTAGCCACGACGTATTGCGGCATGCCTGAATTGATCTCGCCGGCCAGCTCAACGAAACGCGTCACCATGTCATATTCCCGGGCCTTCCAGGTCAAATAAAACGGGTCGACGGGAATGCAATGGCCCCCCAAGCCCGGACCGGGATAAAAAGGCATAAAACCGAACGGTTTCGTGGAAGCCGCGCTGATAACGTCCCAAATATCGATCCCCATCCGGTCGCAAAGAATTTTCAATTCGTTGACCAAGGCGATGTTAACGCACCGGAAAATATTTTCAAGAAGCTTGGTCATTTCCGCGGCTTCAGGAGAGGCGACCAGCACGACTCTTTCCACGATTTGTTCGTAAAACGTTCGCCCCACCCGTTGGCATTCGCTGGTCACGCCGCCCACAACTTTCGGAATCTGCGCCAAGGCGAATTTGCCGTTGCCCGGATTTTCCCGTTCAGGAGAAAAAACCAAATAAAAATCTTTCCCGGCTTTAAGCCCGGTTTTCTCGAACTGCGTCAACAGTACTTCGGAAGTTGTGCCCGGGTAGGTTGTGCTTTCCAGGGAAATAAACTGGCCCGGCCTCAACGTTGCTTTGATCGCAGCCATCGTATTAACGATGTAGGAGAGATCCGGTTCCCGATACGGCGTCAACGGAGTAGGGACGCAGACCAGAATACAGTCCGCCTCGCCGAGACGCCCAAAATCTGCGGTCGCCAGAAGACGCTCTTGTTGAACCAGCTTGGCTATTAAATCGGACCCAATATGATTGATATAGCTTTGACCGCTGTTGAGCCGCTTGACCTTGTGCTCATCAATATCAAACCCAAGAACAGGAAAACCCATATCTGCGCAGCGGATCGCCAAAGGCAGCCCCACGTAACCCAAACCGATAATCCCGACAACGGCCTCGCGGGATTTGATTTTTTCGAGAAGCTGCGAAGATTGATGCCGATCGCCCGATGCTATATCTATAGTCGTCGTTTGATTGCCAGACGGCGCGGCTTGTTGTGTTACTGAAGAACCAGGTTGTAATCCCACGTTTAACACCCCCAACTAATAAAAAAATTCTTATAAACGATTTAAATTCTCAATAAGGAATTAGGGTAAAGAGTATAACAAAAGCGATAGGTCCCGAAGGGCAGGATGGTTTAAATTAAACAAAATTTAAGTCAGCGTGAGCATCTTGGGTTCCAAATAAGCGGACCATTCATCAATTTCAAGATCATTGCTTGAAACCCGGCAAATAGCCTGGGTCAAGCAGCGGGCCAGCCACAGGTCGGTAATCAAGGGAACGTCGTAATCAATGGCCCATCGGCGTATGAAAAAACCATCCGGGCGGCCTTGATCGTCGTATTCTCTCGTCACATTAATAACTAAATCAATTGTGCCGTTTTTAAGGCAATCAAGAGCGCTGAGGTATGAACTTTTGCCGTCGCCTTTATCCACAATAACGCATTCAATCCCTTCCTCAACCAGCATTTCAGCAGTGCCGGGGGTGGCATAAATGGGCAGGCCATATTTGGCCAACATCTTGGCTTCATCCGCAAAGCGGTATTTTTCTTCCATTTTTCCCAAGGAAAGAAGAACGCCGCGCTTCGGGTAGCGAAAACCGGTGGCCAGCAACGATTTTAATAGGGCCTCGTCACGGGTTTGGCCGAAACAAGCGACCTCGCCCGTTGAAGCCATCTCCACCCCCAAGATGGGATCGGCCCCGGTCAACCGGCGGAAAGAAAACTGGGGAGCCTTGACAGCCACATAATCCAGCTCAAGAGGATTTTTGAGAATGTGTTCCTTGGCAGGCACGCCCAACATGGCTCTGGTCGCCTCACGAATAAAATTAACCCCCATCACTTTGGAAACGAAAGGGAAGCTTCTGGAAGCGCGCAAATTGCACTCGATGACCTTGACCACATTGTGGCGCGCCAAAAGCTGCACATTAAAAGGCCCGGTAATATTGAGTTTTCCGGCGATTTGCTGGGCCAGGCGTTTGACTTGGCGAACGGTTTCAACATAAAGCTTTTGCGGAGGCAAAACCAAAGTGGCGTCGCCGGAATGAACGCCGGCGTCCTCGATATGCTCGGAAATAGCCCATAAAATCAAACGGCCCCGGTCCGCGACTGCGTCAATTTCAATTTCACGGGAATGGCGCTCAAATTGCGAAATAACAACCGGATGCTCCGGAGAAACGTTCGCGGCTTTAGTTAAATAATGGCGCAATTGGGCTTCGTTGTGGGCCACGCGCATGGCAGCGCCGGAAAGAACGTAAGAAGGACGCACCAAGACCGGATACCCCCCTAAAGTTTCCACCGCTTTATCCAGATCATCCAAACGGGTGGCAGAAAGCCACTTGGGCTGCTCCATGCCCATGGAATCCAATAACGCTGAAAACTTTTCCCGGTCTTCGGCCTGGTCGATGGACTCCGGCGGCGTTCCTAAAATGCGCACGCCGTGGCGATGAAGTTTTAAAGCCAAATTATTGGCGGTTTGCCCGCCCATGGAAACTAAAACGCCTTCGGGTTTTTCGACATCAACGATTTCGAGCACGGTTTCTAAAGTGATTTCGTCAAAAATCAGCCGGTCGCAGACATCATAGTCCGTGGACACGGTTTCCGGATTGCAGTTTAAAAGAATGGTTTCATAGCCTGATTCCTGGGCCGCCCAAGCCGCATTGACGCAGCACCAGTCAAATTCCACGCTTGAACCGATTCGGTAGCAGCCTGAGCCCAAAACTAAAATTTTGCGCCGGGAAGAAGAATCAGCGTCGCTTGCGCTCGCCGCGTAAGTCAAATAAAGATAATTCGTTTGAGCGGGATATTCGGCGGCTAAGGTGTCGATTTGCGCCAAATAGGGCCGCACGCCCAAACGCCGGCGTAATGATCTGATTCCTTGGGCCGATGTTTTTGTCCGCGAAGCGATGGTTTTATCGGAAAAACCCTGTTTTTTTATTTCAAGCAAAAACGCCCGGTCTAATTGATCCTCAGAAACTGTGGATAATTGTTTGTCCAGGGCCACGATGCGCTCGATTTCCGCCAGAAAAAACCGATCAATTTGAGTCAGAGAAGCGATTTCTTCAAAAGACGCGCCTTCCGCGAACGCCTTGGCAACGGCGAAAATGCGCAAAGGCGAAGGATGTTTAAGCTCAAAACGCAAATTGTCAAAATTAAAAATATAAGGATCAAGGCCGTCAACGCCGATTTCAAGCATGCGCAGCGCCTTTTGCAGGGCTTCGGGGAATGAACGGCCGACGGCCATGACCTCGCCGACCGACTTCATTTCCGTGCCGATCCTGGTATTGGCGCCGTCGAATTTCTGCAAATCCCAACGGGGGATTTTGCAAACAATGTAATCCAACGCCGGCTCAAAAAACGCTTTGGTCGTTCGCGTGATGGGATTAGGCAATTCATCCAAGCTGTAACCAAGAGCTAGTTTGGCCGCCATATAGGCCAAGGGATATCCCGTGGCTTTTGAAGCGAGCGCCGAAGAGCGGGACAAGCGCGCATTAACCTCAATAACGCGGCATTGGCTTGATTTGGGATCAAGCGCGTATTGAATATTACATTCGCCGATAATGCCCAGCTCACGGATCACCTTGATCGCGATGTCCCGAAGCGATTGATATTCTTCGTCGTTTAAAGTCTGCGAAGGAGCCACCACGATGGATTCGCCGGTGTGAATGCCCATGGGGTCCACGTTTTCCATGTTGCAGACCGTAATGCAATTGTCCCGGCTGTCGCGAACAACCTCGTATTCGATTTCTTTCCACCCATAAAGGCATTCTTCCACCAAAACCTGGGGCGAGCCGATAAAAGCGCGCTCCAGAGCTTGGCGGCATTGATTTTCTTCGTAGACAATGGCCGAACCCTGTCCGCCCAAAGAGTAGCCGGCGCGCAAAATAACCGGATAACCGATGGAATTGGCCGCTTCCAATGCCTCGTCAACGCCGGAACAGGCGCGGCTTGCGGCCGTTGATACGCCGATGGCCGCAAGACGATCGACAAAAATTCGACGATCTTCCGTCGCCAGAATGGCTTCGACAGGAGTTCCCAAAACTCGGACGCCCAAGCGCTCCAAAATTCCGGCGCGGGCCAAATCAAGGCCGCAATTTAAGGCTGTTTGACCGCCGAAGCTCAGCAGCAGGGCGTCGATATTTTCTTTGACCATGACTTTCTCGGCAAAATGAGGATCGACCGGAAGGAAATAAATGGCGTCAGCCATTTTTTCCGATGTTTGGACCGTGGCGATATTAGGATTGATTAAAACCGTATAGACGCCTTCTTCTCTTAGCGCTTTTAAGGCCTGGGAGCCGGAATAGTCGAATTCCCCGGCTTGGCCGATTTTTAAAGCGCCGGAGCCCAGGACCAGGACTCGTTTTGGTTTTGAATTGCTATTTTCTTCCGGCATGAATCTACACCAACAAGGCCTGCCGGGTTTCCCGGACCGTATCTAAAAAGGCGTCAAATAAAAAAGCGGTGTCCCTTGGACCGGGCGCTGCTTCCGGATGAAACTGAACCGAATAAAAAGGAAACGAGCGGTGGCGAATACCCTCATTGGTCCTGTCATTAAGATTGACAAACCATGGTTCCCAATCTTGAGATAAGGAAGCGGGATCAACGGCGTACCCGTGATTTTGGCTGGTGATGTAGCAACGACCGGTGGTCAAATCTTTGACCGGCTGATTTTGGGAGCGATGCCCGTATTTGAGCTTATAGGTTTTGGCTCCGGCAGCCAAAGAAAGCAATTGATGGCCCAAGCAAATGCCGAAAACCGGAATCTTGCGCTCGAAAGCCAAGCGCAGACGATCGGCCAAGTCTTTTAAATCAGAAGGGTCCCCGGGTCCGTTGCCGATCACAATGCCCTGGACATCCTGAAGTATGGATTCCCAAGGACGATAAAAAGGAACGCGCAGAACAGAGGCGCCCCGGCGCGTTAAAGATCGAATAATGCTTTCTTTGATCCCGGCATCGATCACCAAAATAACGGGGCCTTTGCCTTCATAGCGAATCATTTCCGGCCAAGCCGCGTCTTTGGCTGCCTGGCTCATATCAACGCCTTCCACAGGCTCATGATCGCCGGCCCGCAGCGCGCCTTCTAAAGTGCCGTGTTCTCTCAAACGTTTGGTTAGCTGCCTGGTATCGATACCTTCAAGCGCGGGCACGCCTTCGGATTGAAGCCATTCGGAAAGGCTGCGCACGGCCTCGTAATGGCTGTGGCTTTGGCTGTA
This window of the Elusimicrobiota bacterium genome carries:
- the carB gene encoding carbamoyl-phosphate synthase (glutamine-hydrolyzing) large subunit; this encodes MPEENSNSKPKRVLVLGSGALKIGQAGEFDYSGSQALKALREEGVYTVLINPNIATVQTSEKMADAIYFLPVDPHFAEKVMVKENIDALLLSFGGQTALNCGLDLARAGILERLGVRVLGTPVEAILATEDRRIFVDRLAAIGVSTAASRACSGVDEALEAANSIGYPVILRAGYSLGGQGSAIVYEENQCRQALERAFIGSPQVLVEECLYGWKEIEYEVVRDSRDNCITVCNMENVDPMGIHTGESIVVAPSQTLNDEEYQSLRDIAIKVIRELGIIGECNIQYALDPKSSQCRVIEVNARLSRSSALASKATGYPLAYMAAKLALGYSLDELPNPITRTTKAFFEPALDYIVCKIPRWDLQKFDGANTRIGTEMKSVGEVMAVGRSFPEALQKALRMLEIGVDGLDPYIFNFDNLRFELKHPSPLRIFAVAKAFAEGASFEEIASLTQIDRFFLAEIERIVALDKQLSTVSEDQLDRAFLLEIKKQGFSDKTIASRTKTSAQGIRSLRRRLGVRPYLAQIDTLAAEYPAQTNYLYLTYAASASDADSSSRRKILVLGSGCYRIGSSVEFDWCCVNAAWAAQESGYETILLNCNPETVSTDYDVCDRLIFDEITLETVLEIVDVEKPEGVLVSMGGQTANNLALKLHRHGVRILGTPPESIDQAEDREKFSALLDSMGMEQPKWLSATRLDDLDKAVETLGGYPVLVRPSYVLSGAAMRVAHNEAQLRHYLTKAANVSPEHPVVISQFERHSREIEIDAVADRGRLILWAISEHIEDAGVHSGDATLVLPPQKLYVETVRQVKRLAQQIAGKLNITGPFNVQLLARHNVVKVIECNLRASRSFPFVSKVMGVNFIREATRAMLGVPAKEHILKNPLELDYVAVKAPQFSFRRLTGADPILGVEMASTGEVACFGQTRDEALLKSLLATGFRYPKRGVLLSLGKMEEKYRFADEAKMLAKYGLPIYATPGTAEMLVEEGIECVIVDKGDGKSSYLSALDCLKNGTIDLVINVTREYDDQGRPDGFFIRRWAIDYDVPLITDLWLARCLTQAICRVSSNDLEIDEWSAYLEPKMLTLT
- the carA gene encoding glutamine-hydrolyzing carbamoyl-phosphate synthase small subunit, coding for MLAKTGFSSVEAARVQQSEPSSVLETKLVLSDGTEYIGRFFGAQKNVRGEVVFNTGLTGYVESLTDPSYRGQILVLTYPLQGNYGVPRDRFESKKIQVQGLIVSRYSQSHSHYEAVRSLSEWLQSEGVPALEGIDTRQLTKRLREHGTLEGALRAGDHEPVEGVDMSQAAKDAAWPEMIRYEGKGPVILVIDAGIKESIIRSLTRRGASVLRVPFYRPWESILQDVQGIVIGNGPGDPSDLKDLADRLRLAFERKIPVFGICLGHQLLSLAAGAKTYKLKYGHRSQNQPVKDLTTGRCYITSQNHGYAVDPASLSQDWEPWFVNLNDRTNEGIRHRSFPFYSVQFHPEAAPGPRDTAFLFDAFLDTVRETRQALLV